Sequence from the Bacteroidota bacterium genome:
CATCGTTAAATATTTTGGCATGAATAATCTATCTCCTCTGGTATATAACAGAGCAATACTCCCAGATACCATCAGAGGGAATCCATAAATAATTATACTTTTCACGTGAGCAAAACTTAGTTTTGGAATAATTTCAAACTTTACAAAAATCAATGCTAGAGTATAGCTGAAAGCTAAAGCAGAAAAAGCTGAGATTACATTCTGTGATAATGATAAAATAACGAGCGTAAAAACTACAGAGGTGACCGATTGAAATAAATTGGCTGAGCTGTATATTTTATATTTCTCATTTAGCCTAGAAATTTCAATATTGACATTAAATAACGACTTTGCAATCAGCAAAAAAGAAAGACTTATAAACAACGACCATTCAAACAATGAATAAAAAAGTAAAACAACAGCAAGAATTAAAGAGCTGGCAATTAAACTTAATAATGTCAAAAAAATTACATTCCCTAATATTTCAGTCCTACACTGCTCACTGGCCGCTGGATAAAGCCTTAACATGGAAGTGCAAAGCCACTGAGAACAAACAGTTCTAATAATTTCCATGAATAAAAATGCTATCGCAAGAAGTCCATACTCAGCAGGATTCAAGAATTTAGTTTGTATTGAGATAAGGAAAAATACACTAATTGCATTAAAAACCTGAACAGGTGCATATTTCATAAAAGTCTTTATCAAATTACGCCCTCCTGTAAACTGATTCATATTTTGTATTTACACTTCTCACTGAATAAAAATTCTTTATAAAATTTTTCGCACTGTCTGGTTCAGAATTAGTTAAACTCGGAATTTTACTTGCAATATCTTCAATATCAAATTCATCAATCGTTATCA
This genomic interval carries:
- a CDS encoding oligosaccharide flippase family protein, whose amino-acid sequence is MNQFTGGRNLIKTFMKYAPVQVFNAISVFFLISIQTKFLNPAEYGLLAIAFLFMEIIRTVCSQWLCTSMLRLYPAASEQCRTEILGNVIFLTLLSLIASSLILAVVLLFYSLFEWSLFISLSFLLIAKSLFNVNIEISRLNEKYKIYSSANLFQSVTSVVFTLVILSLSQNVISAFSALAFSYTLALIFVKFEIIPKLSFAHVKSIIIYGFPLMVSGSIALLYTRGDRLFMPKYLTMSEIGIYAAQANLLSGVIGLIFMIVALPLYPNLVKLTNDYVELFKIHKMYLKFLLFISLPCLVAICMLHFE